The proteins below come from a single Gordonia pseudamarae genomic window:
- a CDS encoding carboxymuconolactone decarboxylase family protein: MRLTPLPADRWDGDVDAALASLLPRQRRNPQGAGNALATLVRHPELTKAFLPYNVHVLFGSTLTPRQREIAILRVAALADSPYEVEHHTGMARAVGMTDEQISDALGGIATADEEQLILRAVNELHTTSTISDSTWNALSVHMDERQLMDLVFTVGAYTTLAMAFNTFGVEPDRELQPEYER; this comes from the coding sequence ATGAGATTGACCCCGCTGCCGGCCGACCGATGGGACGGTGACGTCGACGCGGCGCTGGCAAGTCTGCTCCCCAGGCAGCGCCGCAACCCTCAGGGGGCCGGAAACGCACTGGCCACCTTGGTCCGGCATCCGGAACTCACCAAGGCATTCCTGCCGTACAACGTCCATGTTCTGTTCGGTTCAACCCTCACGCCCCGTCAGCGCGAGATCGCCATCCTGCGGGTGGCCGCCCTCGCCGACAGTCCCTACGAGGTCGAGCATCACACCGGGATGGCACGCGCCGTGGGGATGACCGACGAGCAGATCTCCGACGCACTCGGCGGCATCGCCACCGCGGACGAGGAACAGCTCATCCTGCGGGCGGTCAACGAACTCCACACAACCTCAACGATTTCCGATTCCACCTGGAACGCACTGTCGGTGCACATGGACGAACGTCAGCTCATGGATCTCGTCTTCACCGTCGGCGCCTACACCACCCTGGCAATGGCCTTCAACACCTTCGGCGTCGAGCCGGACCGCGAACTACAGCCTGAATACGAAAGGTAA